From one Triticum urartu cultivar G1812 chromosome 3, Tu2.1, whole genome shotgun sequence genomic stretch:
- the LOC125548373 gene encoding DNA damage-binding protein 1-like, translated as MMRSLSLLIYKHEEGKIEEVARDLNTNWMTAVEMLDDDIYIGADNCCNLFTVFKSPYGFLEPVGEYHLGDVVNRLHHGSLVMHHADSETGQFPSVIFGTVNGAIGVIASLPYDLYAFLEKLQSVLVNFVKGVGNLSHAEWRSFCNARRTSSARNFVDGDLIESFFSLSPSQMVEVACAMGVPPVELYKQVQELTNLH; from the exons ATGATGAGATCATTATCGTTGCTGATATACAAG CACGAAGAAGGCAAGATTGAAGAGGTGGCTAGGGATTTAAACACAAACTGGATGACTGCAGTTGAGATGCTGGATGATGATATTTATATTGGTGCAGACAATTGCTGTAACCTGTTTACCGTGTTCAAGTCCCCATATGGGTTCCTTGAGCCCGTTGGGGAGTACCATCTGGGGGACGTGGTGAATAGGTTGCATCACGGTTCTCTGGTTATGCACCACGCAGATTCGGAGACAGGCCAGTTTCCTTCAGTCATCTTTGGCACGGTCAATGGCGCCATCGGTGTGATTGCCTCCCTTCCATATGACCTATATGCGTTCCTAGAGAAGCTGCAGTCCGTTCTTGTGAATTTCGTCAAGGGTGTTGGTAACCTTAGCCATGCAGAATGGCGGTCATTCTGTAACGCCAGGAGGACCAGTTCTGCCCGGAACTTCGTGGATGGTGATCTGATTGAATCTTTCTTCAGTCTGAGCCCAAGCCAGATGGTGGAGGTTGCGTGCGCGATGGGTGTCCCTCCGGTTGAGCTGTATAAGCAAGTGCAGGAGTTGACCAATCTACACTAG